A genome region from Thermococcus onnurineus NA1 includes the following:
- a CDS encoding nucleotidyltransferase, with protein MSIEAAKQSLLQRIREFYGDNLLSVVFYGAHLKGGLDEIDVLVIIDEPYDPVKINRVADFIENIKEPVEEEYGHFIAFELYTREEAENFHSSFLDVAKAHEIAYDRDNYFQNLLREMLNPKKTIEYVKYISTIEYIPVDEEKREEQ; from the coding sequence ATGAGCATTGAGGCGGCAAAGCAGAGTCTTCTTCAGCGGATAAGGGAATTCTACGGCGACAATTTGCTCTCCGTGGTCTTCTATGGGGCACACCTGAAGGGAGGGCTTGATGAGATTGATGTGCTGGTTATAATCGATGAACCCTACGACCCGGTCAAGATCAACCGGGTGGCGGACTTTATAGAAAACATCAAGGAACCCGTTGAGGAGGAATACGGCCACTTTATAGCCTTTGAGCTCTACACGAGGGAAGAGGCGGAGAACTTCCACTCGTCCTTCCTCGACGTTGCCAAGGCCCACGAGATTGCCTACGACAGGGACAACTACTTCCAGAACCTGCTAAGAGAGATGCTAAATCCGAAGAAGACTATAGAGTACGTGAAGTACATAAGCACCATCGAGTACATCCCAGTTGATGAGGAGAAAAGGGAGGAGCAA